In Ornithodoros turicata isolate Travis chromosome 1, ASM3712646v1, whole genome shotgun sequence, the DNA window ATCATGCTGATCAGTTTTATATATACCTAGTCTTCCGCACCGCTGTACAACAATTGTATTTTCTTTCTGtggggacgaagaagaagacgtAGGAAGAAGACAGACCACGTACAATGGAATTACCAGCGCAGAATATTCTTCCGATGTTTCGCGAAAACATGTTTGTTGCATGCACCAGCATTCTGCTATTCTTCACTGACAGCATCGAGGCCCTTACAAATGGGAGGTGTAGCGCCGAGGACGATACAGCTCATGCAACGTTTTACAGCTTCGACGCGTACAAAGACTTCTACGATGATGGTGATCACGCAAACTACACCTGCCAACCCGGACACAGAACGAACAAGGTACCAAGGTACAGAGAAGCTGTCTGCCGAAACGGTGTGTGGATATATGGAGCGGGCAATGACAATCTACAGTGTTATCCAGTCAACTGTGGCTACCCTGGCAACATCGACCATGGCACCGTCATCGAATCTGTGTTCACGTTCCCGAACTCAGTAACGTTTAAATGCGATCGAGGCTACCGTATTGAGAAAAATGTAAAAATGCATTGCCAGTCAGACGGAAAGTGGTCGCCGCCGGAACTGCCGAACTGCGCACGGATCCAATGTGTGCAGCTCACCGCACCAGCGAACAGTAAGATTGAGACAATCGATAGGGACTTTAGGGGAGTAGTGCGTTACACCTGCAACCTGGGCTTCAGTGCTGTCGGCAACGTTGAACGTCACTGCGAAGGTCAGGGTACATGGAGCGGAACTGAGCCCACGTTTGAGGAAGTCAAGTGTCCTCCGCCACTGGCCCCCAACCATGGTACGTTTTCTGGCACTGACACCCGTGTTGGATCGAAAGTGACGTACACATGCGACGCCGATGGCTCAACGCAGACAGTAGTGTGTCTCATTGAAGGGTTTTGGTCACAGGACCCCATAGCCTGCCCTGCTCCAATTACACAGGGACCCTCACGGACGGAGAgtacaacaaaaacaacttccGCACAACCTAGCTACCTCAGCCGCTACCAAGGGGGAAGGACCGCATCCTGTGGAGTCGACGACAGGGACGGATTCTGAAACTGAAAAGCAGTCGTCAACCAACTGGGGCGTTGTGCTAGTGCCCGTTGTGACAGTGACCTTGGTAGTCACTGGAGCTATATTGTTCATCTATTATTGGTTCAGCGGGGCAGAAATCCCAGGGATGTCTGTTAATAGACAAGGTCTACTTACACCTTCACATAATGAATGAACTGTTAAAAATATGACATATTGAGAGGCATAAAATGTGAACAATTGATTCCTTCGTTCCTCTGTTCGTTCGTTGATTCATTGTTCCTTCTACACGTTCCTAGCCCATCATCATcgcgagtgacatcgttctctcccagtGATGTGCtgaaaacggagggcgtacgccatttttgtggcactaTGCCGTTCATAACTGCCACAAAAGctgcgtacgcccccctcccgCGTTTTGATAAACCCAAGGGAGAGGATGTTAGCGAGGAGCGTAATAtacggtgaagctctgttttcagagtATATGTGTATTACCAGCTCAGGTATTTGGTatcaactttatttcaagatgatgaatggggaatttcatcgcgAGGAGTTCTTTAATCCCTTCCAACAAGGATCGGTACGTGTACGAAATGGTCAAAATAATTTATATTGGGGgtgagcgttggtgggctggatttggccatcgGCCAAGCAGTTTTTATAGAGAGAAGGTTGGTGGTTATTTGGGTTGAGTAAATGAATGCATCAATCACCGCTTGCTACAAACGTGACTGTTCACGCACAGCGCCAAACTCCGCTCTCGAGTTGTCTGTGCGgcgctttctttctctttttttacaaTCTTTACACCGCAGTTTGCTTAGAACGTGGCGTCCTTCTGCTGCGTATATGGTGTACGGTGATGCGTGGCTTGCCCTCCAATGTCTTTAACACTCTCTAAGGCATACATTTTGCTTAAGAAGTAAACAAGGAAGTACTGCTGCCATTGCATCATGCCCCGTGCTGTGCATgggaatgtaaaaaaaaagcattgcCGACGAAAGTATGGGTACCTAACACTCTGCCTTGCAGCGCTCTGCGTAGTTTCTCGAACGGTTTACAAtctcgtggttttcggcattttccgaaaaatgccggaaaacacccccgaattattttttttcagattcggaatattccgaaaaaatccgaatttctcgtatcctgacagctgccattcctggaaccgcgaaaggaaatccccttggaatctccctttgTCGACTGTTTCTCGAGTgtggcattatcttcgggctgtgcccttgtttcgttgtgcttaagcgCTTATAGAAGGATGACCTCAGCTCTGTTGTGCGGTCGGTGACcgccttttggcagcacacgtacttagtgacacacctatctttagtgaatctactattcagaacctttgtggtctgttgttgtcgggttaaaaagagatcacgagtgtacggagctcccaaacggtttcaaaagccgatcgctgatcccctgccctagccttctagtttgtttttgtgttctttgtattcctctatctactACCCTCCTGTTATGACTTGGAGTGACCCTTGTTTCcgttcctgaggcacttcaaggcacttCGAGGCACTTCACTGTGTGAGGACTTATTGttatttgttctacgagatgaatctcgtgtggatgatataaagcgcgagtttttcgagtatgctgcatgccctgcccctcaggtggatatatctcctattcagttttgggcgacccgttccagcacatggcctttgttatcgcagtgcgccttaagcatactggctattcctgtttctagcgctaatgttgagcgcgcgttctctaaactgcgtgttattaatcgcaaggagcgagccactatgacagatgcgagcatgatgatgtagGCTTGCATCTGTTACAACAGTCTCTCCTACAACAGTAGTCTCCTTGtgtgctggtttggcacaggcaataaaagacactGTTAATG includes these proteins:
- the LOC135387628 gene encoding beta-2-glycoprotein 1-like yields the protein MFVACTSILLFFTDSIEALTNGRCSAEDDTAHATFYSFDAYKDFYDDGDHANYTCQPGHRTNKVPRYREAVCRNGVWIYGAGNDNLQCYPVNCGYPGNIDHGTVIESVFTFPNSVTFKCDRGYRIEKNVKMHCQSDGKWSPPELPNCARIQCVQLTAPANSKIETIDRDFRGVVRYTCNLGFSAVGNVERHCEGQGTWSGTEPTFEEVKCPPPLAPNHGTFSGTDTRVGSKVTYTCDADGSTQTVVCLIEGFWSQDPIACPAPITQGPSRTESTTKTTSAQPSYLSRYQGGRTASCGVDDRDGF